The genomic DNA ATGCCTATTATGCGTCTGGTACAGATGGGCAAGGTGATAATGTGACACTAAACCTTGGTGTTGATGGCCATCTTTACCTGCTTAACACCAGTGGTGTCAATATAAAGAATATTGCAGAAGTGTATCCAACAGGAGGAGTACTTTATTTAATGAGAGTTGATTGGGATGGGATATTCAGATTATACTCACACAGTTTGAGACCAAATGGTACATGGTCCGCCGTGTGGAACTCGTCCCAAAATAAGTGTGATCCTAAGGGTCTGTGTGGCGTTAACAGCTATTGTGTTTTAAATGATCAAAAACCTGACTGTGAATGTCTTCCAGGATTTGCCCTTGTGAACCAGAGCAATCAGACTTCCGGGTGTGAAAGAGATTTCATTGCAGAAAGTTGCAGCAATGGGCATGGATCTGTCAAATTCAAGATCCAATCATTGGAGAATACTCTGTGGGAAGATGTCTCATACTTTGATTTGTCAGAAACAACCAAAGAAGACTGTCAACAAGCATGTTTGGCAGACTGCAATTGCGAAGCTGCCCTCTTCAAGAGTGATGATAGGACGTGCAGAATGCAAAGGCTTCCtttgagatttggaagaagagataTGGGTAGTGGATCAAAAACTTTTGCTTTCATCAAGGTAGGAAATGCGTCCTCTGATAGTAACAATGTGCCTGGAGAGGAGAAGAAATACCTCGGAACCAGTTTGATAATTACACTGAGCTGTGTATTTGGCGCTTCTATATTTGTTGTTTTGGCAACTTGTGGGATTTTCATCCACAGATATCAAGCCTGGTCATACAAAAGAATTCCTGGAAATGGTAATTTCAGGTTATGTGAGGACGTTTCACCGATATCATTTACTTTTGCAGAGATCGAAAAACTAACTGATGGTTTCAAGGAAGAGATTGGAAGAGGATCTTCAGGTATAGTTTATAAAGGGACTATGATGCATTGCAATAAGTTTGTAGCTATCAAGAAATTAGATAAGGCACTAGTTGAAGGGGAGAGGGAATTCCTGACTGAGATAAAGGTAATTGGGAGAACCCATCACAAGAATTTAGTTCGTTTGCTTGGTTATTCCTTTGATGGACCCAACAAGGTGTTAGTATACGAGTACATGAGCAATGGTTCTCTTGCTGATCTACTCTTCACACCTGAAAAACAGCTTAATTGGATAGAAAGAATGGGCATTGCTCGGGATATAGCACGAGGAATTCTTTATCTGCATGATGAGTGTCAAACGCAAATCATCCATTGTGATATAAAACCTCACAATGTACTCATGGATGAGAGTAGGTGCGCGAAAATTGCTGACTTTGGATTGGCGAAGCTGTTGAAACCAGACCAAACTAACACTTTTACCGGCATCAGAGGAACAAGAGGATATGTTGCACCAGAATGGCATCGAAATCTACCTATTACAGTGAAAGcagatatttatagttttggagtAGTGTTGTTAGAAATCATATGTTGTCGGAGATGTATGGACCAAAACTTTCCAGACGATCAAGTTGTTCTCGAAGATTGGGTTTACCAATGTTTTGATGGTGGTGAGTTGAGGCAATTGGTAGGAAATGAAGAGGTTGATCTAAAACAATTGGAGAGAATGGTCAAAGTTGCACTTTGGTGTATTCTTGATGAGCCATCGCTACGTCCTTCAATGAAGAAAGTTTTACTTATGCTAGAAGGAACTGTTGAGATTCCAATTCCTCCAAGTCCTACTTCTTTTCTTACTTGCATCTGAGTCTTGGTATAGAAAATATAGCACAATGGATTTGCCAGTTTCATTTCCTTCtttcaaatgtatttatgtAGTTTAAAGAGTGAATTTATGTTCCACTTCCGCTCATACAATAATAATCTTTTTGTATagctaaaaatcataatttagaaTAAGGTAACTTCATTGCCAACAGAGTACGGttcacaatttaattttgatatgttaacaaattttgaaCTCATGCAATTTTTGTTGCGTTAATGCTTGCACTTTTGTCAGCTGCCCTTTGGGGGTTTATCGcttgattaattcaaatttatctaaaaatatttagttttggattgttaaaccatttttattttagcaCAAAGTGAAAATCcagaacaaaatatttttcaaagagaTTGAAGCCACCCTGATAATCTACTTAAGTATGACCATGGAATGCCAGTAAGGTTTGTTGCTAGAAGGCACAAAAAATCTTTGACTGTTCTTCACTATTTTTTGACCTACAACTATTGTACCAGATAAATTAAAGTTCCATAAACATAATAGAGACTCAAACCCAAGTTTTCACCTTAAAAGTTCTAATGTTCTATCAATTATGTTAACCCTTAGAGTCCTATTCTTCACTGCTTATACATACCACTAGGAAAATGCAAATGTCACATTCATAAAATAGTATGTTCCCACTGTTACTAAATTAGTTTATTACTCTAGTTCTCAGGAttgtaacaaaaatgaaaacacaacaaaattgGTTGCCATCTTACTTTCTGTTATGCTAATTTGGGTGCTTTCTTATCGCCTACAGGAAACTCCTCATGGCTGTCAGTCTTTTGGTTTATACGATTTTGGATTCTATGAAATAGGCAATGGTTTTAGGGCGGGAATCTTTATTGCCAGAATAGATAGGAAAATTGTTGTTTGGACAGCGAATTATGACAACCTGCAGTTCCCGCCGATGTTACATTGATTCTTAAATGCGGTGGTAGATTCATTCAACAATCACTGAAGGGTCAGGAGACATCCATTGTGTGAATTTCTAAACCTTTTGCAAAAGCATGAATGCTTAATtcagtaaattttattttctataattctgATAAGGTCCTATGGCAGAATTTTGTACACCCCACCAATACATTGTTACCAGGTCAACATCTCTTAGCAGGGAAACAAGTGGTTTCCAGAGTCTTGGAAACTAATCAATCAACCAGGATGTTTTGGCTTAAGATGCAGAAGGATGAAATCCTTGTGCAGTACCCAAAGGATACTACAGACAGAAGCACACATGCCTATTGGCTATGGCAATGTGTCGTTAAACGTGGATGTTGATGGCCATTTTTACCTGCTCAATTCAACagatttcaatataaataatcttaCACCAGGAGACAATTCTACAGAAGAAACGATCTATCTGATGAAAATTAATATGGATGTGATCTTTCAACtctattcaaataaattaaaacataacaACAATAGGTCAATTCTCTGGGCTTCTATATAAGACCCTTAAGTGTTCACCTATGGGTCTCTGTAGCCTTAAAGGGTATTGTGTTCAAAATGATCAAGAAATCAGGCGTCGATATCTTCCAGGATATGCAAGAATTAAAGAGGGCAGCTGAGCCTCAGGCTGTCAAAAGAATTTCTCAGCAGAAAGTTGCAAAAGCTAGGCTGGAATATCAAGTACACAATTAAGACAGTAATATTTCATGAGAAGATGGTTCATATTCCGATCCGAAATCACAATCCAAGGAAGAATGTGAAGAAGCAAGTTTGAAAGATTGTCTCTGTCAAGCTGCAATATTCAAAGACATGGAAAATGCACAAAACACAAACTTCCCATGACAATAGGGAATTTGAAACTACATCATAATCAAAGCAGATAATTCAACATCTGCATTTGCCACCAAAGGAGGAGCTGCcaataaaggaagcaaaaaagAGCATCAAACAGATATTTTAATTGCCAGTGCTTCACTGACTGCTTTTACACTCATTATTTTGACAGTTGGAATCCTCATTTGCAGGAATCCAGTTTGCACATATAATAGCATTTGCACCAATGGCAAAATTCTATTAGAAGAGGATGTTGGTCCAAAATGATTTACTTATTTGGAACTATTGGAAGTGACTAACCATTTCAATGAAGAGATTGGTAGAGGAGCATTTGGGACAATTTTGCAGGGAAAATATTTAAGAGAGTTATTTGTTCCCAGGATGTTTGTGGTGTGTGTAACTTCATTTCTTCACGAATGCTATGAGTAGGTTCGTTTGAAGTAATATTAAAGACGCTTGCTTAAGGATTTGCTTCAAAAGAGAATCTAATCTGACCTCCTacccaaaaaaattgaaggaaaaactaaaaaactaacaaatcaGAGCCACAACTCTCTTTGTCCAAACACAAGAACAATCTAAGACTAAAAGGAATCAACTTTGTGTTCTCTCATTTTCTGAAATTTGAATATGGACAATATcaaatgattttcataaaattcatgTTGTCATGTAACtcttacattaaaataatatctacaaGATGTTCCTGGATTAAGTGAATTCATTTAACTTCATTTgagaaacaaaaatatcaaatagaaagaaaatgagaggcAAAGTTTGCAACATAAGCCAAGAAAGTCAGACACTTTGTCGAATTCCTCTACACATCAATActctaaagttaaaattttgtccAATTCTGCTCAAACTGtctataaatttcaatttggacACAAAGCACTCAACAAAAGTGGAGAGGAAAATCAAGAATCTTAACGATAATCTTACAAAAAATagtaaagacaaaaataaatagagTTCAAACAGAGAAATAATACAGATTTACGTAGTTGGGATCTGGTTTTCTGTAGGAGAGTTAGCATGTACAGGTGCTTCACATGCTGGTGCTTCACAGAAAGGGAAATGTTCTTAAGGCAATTTTTTTGTGGCTTTCAACGCTAAATTCTAGTTTGAATGGCTGCTATTATACAATGGTTGAGAGAGACATTTCACATAGCTGCAGACCAAGCTTCTGCAGTAATTGACTGAaggataattagattattaatcCAGAAATTTATTAGCAGATTACTTGATAAGAAACAACAAGCCAGCAATAAATAATTGGACCATAGATACGTTCATTGTGTGGTGACTGTATTTATCCTTGatataaattcaaaagaaaatctcaaccaaaaataaattgaagagAACAAAATAGATAGGAAAGGATTCATGATAAAAACAACCtaattagaaaacaatacaTAGTAAAATTAAACTCTAGTAACTCTTGCAGTAACAACTCTAACTAATACAGATAACCTTTTGCAGGTAAAGTATGACAACCAATACCTGTTCTGAAGCATCCTAATCTTCATCATGCCAATATTTCAGAGTCAACTGCTGAATGAATCATCCCGATTATCCAGCTTTTGTTGGGATGAAGAAAGGAATTCAAGCAAACAGATGCACATCGATCATTTCACCTTTTAGTTTAGGACTTTGATGCTTTGTCCAAAGCATTAAAAACATTTTGTGGAGTAACCTCTTCGACAACCACAATTTTGTCCCTTGATTTAGATCCAGAACCTATAGACACTTGCCTTCTTTTCACCCCTAAAACCTGAAACAAGGAAGAGTGAAATTATGAATTCCCATTCTATTAAACATGACGTCCCATCATGCATAAAACATAAATcaggaataaaaaattgaatgaaaggGGGAAAAGGGTAAAAGACTACAACAATGTTACCAAGTAAAAACTTTTACtccacaattataaaaattaatttagaccATGTCAAGGTGCATCCAGTAGAACTTAAATCTACTATCACCTACAGAATGTTCTTATGAATGTGCTTAGTTTAGGTTAATTCTCTTCCCTacttgtcctttttttttttttttttgggtaacttGTCCATTCATGCTTTCAGGATATGTAAAGGGAAATTTTTGGATTGGACCAACAAGAAGGAAAGATAAACAACATCCAAACTCTTTCTTAACATCCCCTTTcgttttcaaaaaagaaaaaggaaaaaaattgaaaacccaacTAAAACTCACCGAGCTGATGTACTCGAGAAGTGCCGCGTTCGCTTCGCCGTCCTTCGCCGGCGCGTCAATTTGCACTCCCACAGCCTCATCACTCACATCTTCGAATAACAAAACAACATGAACacacaaatgaaaataaaaaaaataaagaaagaaatcaaataatcaaaattttatacgAACCTGTAATAGAGGAGACTTTGGAGCCAGGCTTGGCGTGGATGGTGATGGCCACAGAGGTGGAAGAAACGACGCGAATACATGAAGGTAAATTGTCGTTTTGAGTTTTGTTAGCAGAGACCTGGGAGGACAGAGTTGACTCGTCCAATTTCGCCTTGGCTTTTCCTTTTTTCGCCGGCGCCATATCTGTATCTCAAGTTCGGCAACGGGGAATGTTTAGCGTGATGAGTGTTCAACGTTGAGCAATAGAGGTGGGCCGTTACGGCCCCAAAAAATGCCAGCCCATGGCCAGTGCATGCCGGGTTTACGGGAAAGGCCCACAGGTCAGCCTTGAGACGGCTTGccttacaaaattatttaaaaaaaaataacaaattaacatTCCGTTAGAGGGTAGCCGTTATGCAACAGTTACTTATTACTCTCCGGCAGTGATGTAGTTATTGTCTATagttattttagtatttatttatttatttattaatttttctataaatattacCCTAATTTTATTCGATTCTTTCGTAACTATTCAACTTTCATTGCTCAAATCAAAGTAATATAATCTCTCttaattcttaattgttttttcattttattttaatttttataatttattcaataatatttcatttctcaaaatcatttcaaaaagggttaaaattaaaaaaattcaattattttgacaataaagaaaatcaatatttagatgaaaaatcACAATCACAATCACAATTGCGAAtgccaaaaaattaaaaaaaaagtcaaaagtttggAAGCACTTTAGTCaagcaaaataatatattggtGGTAAAATGATTCAACATACATTATACAAACATTATCATTAAAGTTT from Mangifera indica cultivar Alphonso chromosome 16, CATAS_Mindica_2.1, whole genome shotgun sequence includes the following:
- the LOC123199071 gene encoding G-type lectin S-receptor-like serine/threonine-protein kinase LECRK1; the protein is MQSGSSFVFSSKSIHYNRISFFNIKMQRLHFLLIHSIFLFFLFASSVVTAQRRQSNISLGTSLRPTTNSSWPSISKLYAFGFYPRGNGYAVGIFLAGIPEKTVVWTANRDDPPLPNNTTLLLSTEGKLVLQSAQGQGTDIANQNFVSASSASMLDSGNFVLYNSSGGIIWQSFDYPTDTILPTQRLLAGHELFPGVSETDPSTGKFRLKMQRDGNLVQYPTNTDDTAPYAYYASGTDGQGDNVTLNLGVDGHLYLLNTSGVNIKNIAEVYPTGGVLYLMRVDWDGIFRLYSHSLRPNGTWSAVWNSSQNKCDPKGLCGVNSYCVLNDQKPDCECLPGFALVNQSNQTSGCERDFIAESCSNGHGSVKFKIQSLENTLWEDVSYFDLSETTKEDCQQACLADCNCEAALFKSDDRTCRMQRLPLRFGRRDMGSGSKTFAFIKVGNASSDSNNVPGEEKKYLGTSLIITLSCVFGASIFVVLATCGIFIHRYQAWSYKRIPGNGNFRLCEDVSPISFTFAEIEKLTDGFKEEIGRGSSGIVYKGTMMHCNKFVAIKKLDKALVEGEREFLTEIKVIGRTHHKNLVRLLGYSFDGPNKVLVYEYMSNGSLADLLFTPEKQLNWIERMGIARDIARGILYLHDECQTQIIHCDIKPHNVLMDESRCAKIADFGLAKLLKPDQTNTFTGIRGTRGYVAPEWHRNLPITVKADIYSFGVVLLEIICCRRCMDQNFPDDQVVLEDWVYQCFDGGELRQLVGNEEVDLKQLERMVKVALWCILDEPSLRPSMKKVLLMLEGTVEIPIPPSPTSFLTCI
- the LOC123198662 gene encoding UPF0235 protein C15orf40 homolog → MAPAKKGKAKAKLDESTLSSQVSANKTQNDNLPSCIRVVSSTSVAITIHAKPGSKVSSITDVSDEAVGVQIDAPAKDGEANAALLEYISSVLGVKRRQVSIGSGSKSRDKIVVVEEVTPQNVFNALDKASKS